DNA from Variovorax sp. V213:
CGGCCGAAATGCCGCGCAGCATGACCACGGCTTTGGGCTCCGTCGGCTCGTGCACCTGGATGGTCTGGAAGCGCCGTGTGAGCGCCGGGTCTTTCTCGATGTACTTCTTGTACTCCGACCAGGTGGTGGCGCCGATGGTGCGCAGCCGGCCGCGCGCGAGCGCCGGCTTCAGCAGGTTGGCCGCATCGCCCGTGCCGGCGGTGCCACCCGCCCCCACCAGCGTGTGCACCTCGTCGACGAACAGCACGATGGGCTTGGGACTCTTCTCGACCTCGTCGATCACCTGGCGCAGGCGTTGCTCGAACTCGCCTTTCACGCCCGCGCCGGCCTGCAGCAGCGTGGGGTCGAGCACCCACAGCGACACGTCCTTGAGCGATGGCGGCACGTCGCCCGCCGCGAGCCGAGAAGCCAGGCCCTCGACCACGGCCGTCTTGCCCACGCCCGCCTCGCCGGTGAGCAGCGGATTGTTCTGCCGCCGCCGCATCAGAATGTCGATGATCTGGCGGATCTCGTCGTCGCGACCGTAGACCGGATCGAGCTCGCCTGCGCGCGCCTTGGCCGTCAGGTCGCTCGCATACTTGGCCAGCGCGGAGCCGCCCGCGGCAGCACCATCGCCCTGATGCGCCGCGGCGGGCGCGTGGCCGCCGCCTGCATGGCCCTGCGGCGCGGCGTCGAAATCGTCCTCGGGTGACCCTTCGGTCCACGCAGGAAGCTGGGCGATGAGAACGTCGGGCACGATCTTGTCGAACTCGCGCGAGATGCCCGAGAGCACTTGCCGCAGCCCCGGCGTCTTCACGATGCCCGCGAGCAGGTAGGCGCCGCGGATCGAGGTGGCCTCGAAGCGCAGGCTGGCATAGACCCAGGCGCGTTCGACGGCGTTGTCGACATGCTCGGAGATGTCGCTGATCGAGGTGGCGCCGTGCGGCAGGCGGTCGAGCGCGCGCACCAGGTCCTGTTCGACCGCATCGATGTTGAGGCCCGCGCGCTTGACGATGCGCAACAGGTCGCTGTCCTGCAATTGCAGGATCTGGTGCAACCAGTGCACCAGCTCTACATAGGCATTGCCGCGCAGCTTGGCGAACGCAGTGGCAGTCTCCAATGCCTTGTAGAGCATCGGGTTCAATTTCGAGAAAAGTGAGACGCGGCGAATATCGGTCATAAGGCCATGGAAGAAACTTCATCCGCCACGGAAGCTGCCGATGCGGAACGGGAAAACAATGCTTCGGGCTGGAACACCATGTCGCCGGCGTCGGTGTCCGAGAGGCGCGTGCCGAGCCAGCTGCCCCAGCCCAGGCGGTGATCGCTGCCCAGTTGCATGCCGCGGGCTTCCTGCTTCCTGAGGACGATCCGGAGCTCCCAGGCAAACTCGATGCCGACGTACTGGCGCACCCAGTCGACCACCTGCTGGAGCCGCTTGCTGCCCGGCAGGAACTCGCGGAACTCGCCTTGCGAGAGCGGCCCCAGCTCGAGGCGGAACTTGCTCTGCGCATCGCGCACGGCCAGGCCGATGGTGGCGCCACCGCCCAATTGGTGGTTGCGCCCGAAGAGGCCGATGCGGCTCACCTGCCGCTCGTCGATCATCACCCAATCGCTCACGAACTCCTCGATGCGCACGGGCACGTCGAAGTACAGCCTGAGGATCTGGATCAGGCCCTCGGGGTTGCGCGTCTGGCGCACCAGGTGCCCGGCCATGAAGGTGCGCGCATGGTCCGCGATGCGGTCGCGCTCCTTGAGGCCCGGCTGCCCCATGTTCATGAGGCTGGCCACGTAGTCGACGAAGCGGTGGCCGTCGGGGCGGTCCAGGCTGTTGACCGACTGCGCGTCGGCCCAGGCCCGATAGAACAGCAGGATCAACCGGTGATGAAACAGGTCGGCGAATGCGCTCAGCGTGTCGTCGCTGTGGTGCCGCTTGCGCTCGCGCGCGTACTCGGTCAGGTGCAACGGCAGCGGCCCGTTGGGGCCGAACAGGCCGAAGCCGTAGATCGAGATGCGCGGCGGTCCGTCGCCGTCGACATCGACGCCGGAAACGTTCGACGGCGCAAACGCCATCGAGGGCTCCTGTCCGAGGCGCAGCGGCTCGTCGAGGGGGCGCGGCGCGCGGCCCAGCAGCGGGTGGCCGCCCTGCGCATCGAGCCGGCGCAGCAGCATGAACAGGTCATGCTCGAAAGGCTGGTCGATCAGGCCGGCCCACAAGACCGGGTCGGCCTCGGAAGCGCCGCGCCGCGCAGAGGCCGTGATGGCGGCCGGCACATCCGGCACCGCTTGCAGCGCCGGCGAATCGCCGGTGACATCGACTGCACTCATACGGCGGGGCGGCGTCCGATGCGCGGCATCCAGCGTGCGATTTCTCCGCGCTGCAGGCTGGAGAGCGCGAATTCGGTGAACGCGTTGAGCGACACATGCCGGCTGAAGAACTGCTCCAGCACGGCACCGAAAAGATAGGGGCTCGAACCCGAGAAGGCGACCTCGTCGATCTTCAGCGCAATTTCCACGCCGCGCCCGAAGACGATGGGCCCGGGTTCGGGCAGGCGGCGGAACACGGGCGCCAGCGCCATCGAGCGCACACC
Protein-coding regions in this window:
- the tssG gene encoding type VI secretion system baseplate subunit TssG encodes the protein MSAVDVTGDSPALQAVPDVPAAITASARRGASEADPVLWAGLIDQPFEHDLFMLLRRLDAQGGHPLLGRAPRPLDEPLRLGQEPSMAFAPSNVSGVDVDGDGPPRISIYGFGLFGPNGPLPLHLTEYARERKRHHSDDTLSAFADLFHHRLILLFYRAWADAQSVNSLDRPDGHRFVDYVASLMNMGQPGLKERDRIADHARTFMAGHLVRQTRNPEGLIQILRLYFDVPVRIEEFVSDWVMIDERQVSRIGLFGRNHQLGGGATIGLAVRDAQSKFRLELGPLSQGEFREFLPGSKRLQQVVDWVRQYVGIEFAWELRIVLRKQEARGMQLGSDHRLGWGSWLGTRLSDTDAGDMVFQPEALFSRSASAASVADEVSSMAL